TTATAGCATAGATAAGGAAAATAAATTTAATAAAAAAAAGAAGTATTTAAAATATTTTCTTTTGGAAGAAAACTCATCTAAAGCATATAAAAATATCATATCTGTTATTGGAGAAAATGATGAAAAAATATACACTATTCCTACTAAAGAAAATGGGATATTAATAGTTTTAAAGAACAATAGAAAAATAAGTAATGAAGAGGGATTAAGGAAAATTAAATATTTTATAAAAAATGTATCAGAGAAGAATATAATACCATTTTATGAATCTACATTTTATGATGATTTTTTAATTATAGATGATAGTCTAATTGATAAAGGCTATATTAGGATATTTGGAAAACATTATGGTCAAGTTACCATGACTCCGGCGATTACAAATATAGTATGTGAAACTATAGTTAGTAATTTGAACTGTGTTTTAAAAAAAGATTTTATAGATAAAAGAAGAGAAGTCTATAAATTTAGGGATCTCTTAAATATAGACAGACAAAATATAATAAATTTGGATAAAAAGTATGGGAAAATAATATGTTATTGCAAGAAAATTACAGAAGGTGAAATTATAGATTCCATAAGGAGACCTCTTGGAGCACGTACTATAGAGGGAATAAGGCGAAGGACAAATGCTACTTTTGGAAATTGTAAAGGATCTCAATGCCTTTGTAAAGTTGCATCAATTTTGGCCAGAGAGATAAACAAAGATATGACAGATATACTTAAGGATTCTAAAGATTCTAATATCATATTGGGTAGAATAAAAGAATTTGACGAGATGTGATCAGGAGGAATTATAAATTGGTTAAAGAAGTAATTTGTAGTGAGTGCAATGAAAAGTTTGATATAAATGATGATTTAAAAATCAATAATCATTTATATAGTGAAAAGGACAATCTCACCAAATTAAATATTTATAGTGAATGTGGCATATTTACCACTA
This genomic interval from Clostridium kluyveri contains the following:
- a CDS encoding NAD(P)/FAD-dependent oxidoreductase, giving the protein MDYDVLILGGGIVGCAVSYELSKYNLNIALIEKDYDIADDVALIDSSIVYDGLECEDTLLSKLELMGNKIMPELASKFNIFFKKKGYLLLADSRKSEEKLVKMYDTALNRGIENIYLLNNSKDIYNLEPSLNRNIRKAIYSKNTAVISPYDLAISYGEIAFDNGVNFKLGEEVLDIKNISKGFRVITNKNKFTCNMVVNTTPRESYSIDKENKFNKKKKYLKYFLLEENSSKAYKNIISVIGENDEKIYTIPTKENGILIVLKNNRKISNEEGLRKIKYFIKNVSEKNIIPFYESTFYDDFLIIDDSLIDKGYIRIFGKHYGQVTMTPAITNIVCETIVSNLNCVLKKDFIDKRREVYKFRDLLNIDRQNIINLDKKYGKIICYCKKITEGEIIDSIRRPLGARTIEGIRRRTNATFGNCKGSQCLCKVASILAREINKDMTDILKDSKDSNIILGRIKEFDEM